A single Flavobacterium sp. 1 DNA region contains:
- the trpS gene encoding tryptophan--tRNA ligase: MAKILTGVQSTGTPHLGNLLGAIIPAIELSNKPENESFLFIADLHSITQIKNGETLRDNTYSTACAWLACGLDIEKVVFYRQSDVAQTAELSWYLSCFFPFQRLTLAHSFKDKSDRLEDVNAGLFSYPMLMAADILLYDAQFVPVGKDQLQHLEITRDVASRFNHQMGETFVIPEAKIQEDSMLIPGTNGGKMSKSANNYINIFLDDKALRKQIMSIETDSTPLEEPKNPDTCNCFTLYKLLADENQIEAMRANYLGGNYGYGHAKQALFELILEKFKTEREKYNYYINNLPEVDALLKKGAKKASIVANGVLARVREKLGFEV, from the coding sequence ATGGCAAAAATACTTACAGGCGTTCAAAGTACGGGTACTCCGCATTTGGGTAACTTATTAGGCGCAATTATACCTGCGATCGAACTATCTAATAAACCAGAAAACGAATCTTTTCTTTTTATAGCCGATTTGCATTCGATTACCCAAATCAAAAACGGCGAAACTTTAAGAGACAACACTTACAGCACTGCCTGCGCTTGGTTGGCTTGCGGTTTGGATATCGAAAAAGTAGTTTTCTACCGCCAGTCTGATGTGGCACAAACGGCGGAACTGTCATGGTATTTAAGCTGTTTCTTCCCGTTTCAACGTTTAACATTGGCACATTCATTCAAAGACAAATCCGATCGTTTGGAAGATGTTAATGCTGGATTGTTTTCATATCCAATGCTTATGGCTGCAGATATTTTATTATATGATGCCCAATTTGTTCCAGTAGGAAAAGATCAATTGCAGCATTTAGAAATTACCCGTGACGTAGCTTCCCGTTTCAACCACCAAATGGGAGAAACCTTTGTCATTCCAGAAGCCAAAATTCAAGAAGACAGCATGCTGATTCCTGGAACAAATGGCGGAAAAATGAGTAAATCAGCCAATAATTACATCAATATTTTCTTGGATGATAAAGCATTGCGCAAACAGATCATGAGTATTGAAACCGACAGCACACCTCTTGAAGAACCAAAAAACCCAGATACCTGCAATTGTTTTACTCTTTATAAACTGTTGGCTGACGAAAACCAAATTGAAGCGATGAGAGCTAACTATTTAGGAGGCAATTACGGATACGGACATGCCAAACAAGCTTTGTTTGAATTGATTTTGGAAAAATTTAAAACCGAAAGAGAAAAATACAATTACTATATCAACAATCTTCCAGAGGTAGATGCTTTATTGAAAAAAGGGGCAAAAAAAGCAAGTATTGTTGCTAATGGAGTTTTAGCAAGAGTTAGAGAGAAATTGGGATTTGAGGTTTAA
- a CDS encoding Lrp/AsnC family transcriptional regulator, with protein sequence MNNNYVILTVLKAFSALELSMLYFEPNSQVMLNSKNNENTDYLDQEIIRKLSENGRIPYSELAKELKVSNSLVHLRVKKLQESGVIAGFSVKLNAKANGFETITYTGITTKEARFAYSIAEQLKLIPEIVECHWVSGKYALFIKIVAANNEELRKIIYEQIHIIEGVGGTDSFISFGSAFEKNLPIQ encoded by the coding sequence TTGAATAATAATTATGTAATTTTGACAGTTTTAAAAGCGTTTTCTGCTTTAGAATTGTCAATGTTATATTTTGAACCAAACAGTCAAGTGATGTTAAACTCCAAAAACAATGAAAATACTGATTATTTAGACCAAGAAATAATCAGAAAGCTGAGTGAGAATGGCAGAATTCCTTATTCTGAATTGGCAAAAGAATTGAAAGTATCGAATTCTTTGGTGCATTTGCGTGTAAAAAAATTACAGGAATCGGGTGTGATTGCAGGCTTTTCGGTAAAATTGAATGCCAAAGCAAATGGTTTTGAAACGATTACCTACACTGGAATTACCACCAAAGAAGCCCGTTTTGCTTATTCGATAGCCGAGCAATTAAAACTGATTCCAGAAATTGTAGAATGCCATTGGGTTTCTGGGAAATATGCTTTGTTTATCAAGATCGTTGCCGCCAATAACGAAGAACTGCGTAAAATAATCTACGAACAGATACATATTATAGAAGGAGTGGGAGGAACGGATTCGTTTATTTCTTTCGGGTCTGCTTTTGAGAAAAACTTGCCGATACAGTAA
- a CDS encoding DUF1338 domain-containing protein — MDKNQLLSKLWEQYASITPSAKKIHTLLEEKGEMIQNDHIAIRTFNDPRINITVLEKPFLAVGYEARGEYVFESKKLYAQHYEHTTDTNAPRIFISELELEKCSSSLQETVKTILDNCNQNDFMHPELVLNGVVWKSNSQEIYKALLEESEYAAWMYVYGFRANHFTINVNALNHFEKLEELNNFLEENGWKLNASGGKIKGTPEQLLEQSSTLADLYTINFEEGSFEIPSCYYEFALRYIMPDGNLYQGFVASSADKIFESTDVKLQN; from the coding sequence ATGGACAAAAATCAACTGCTTTCGAAATTATGGGAACAATATGCTTCAATAACCCCATCTGCTAAAAAAATACATACTTTACTGGAAGAAAAAGGAGAGATGATTCAAAACGATCACATTGCGATTCGTACTTTCAATGACCCAAGAATCAACATTACTGTATTGGAAAAACCATTTTTGGCCGTTGGCTATGAAGCCCGTGGTGAATATGTTTTTGAATCCAAAAAACTGTATGCTCAACATTATGAACATACAACAGATACTAATGCACCTAGAATTTTCATCTCCGAATTAGAGTTGGAAAAATGTTCTTCAAGCTTACAAGAAACTGTAAAAACTATCTTGGACAATTGCAACCAAAACGATTTTATGCATCCAGAATTAGTATTAAACGGCGTGGTTTGGAAATCCAATTCACAAGAGATTTACAAAGCATTATTAGAAGAATCGGAATATGCTGCTTGGATGTATGTTTATGGTTTCCGTGCAAATCACTTTACAATTAATGTCAATGCATTAAACCATTTTGAAAAACTGGAAGAACTGAACAATTTCTTGGAAGAAAACGGATGGAAATTGAATGCTTCCGGCGGAAAAATTAAAGGAACTCCTGAGCAGTTATTGGAACAGTCCAGCACTTTGGCCGATTTATATACCATCAACTTTGAAGAAGGTTCTTTTGAAATCCCATCCTGCTATTATGAATTTGCTTTGCGTTATATAATGCCTGACGGTAATTTGTACCAAGGATTTGTGGCTTCATCTGCTGATAAAATTTTTGAAAGTACTGACGTAAAATTACAAAACTAG
- the serA gene encoding phosphoglycerate dehydrogenase, with product MTENQETFIFDFDSTFMKVEALDVLCEVIYQDSAAGVQILSEIQRLTDLGMEGKLSLKESLTQRIQLLQANRDHIGSVIEELKKKVTASVIRNRAFFKQHSDNIYIISNGFKEIIIPIVQEYGIKPEHVLANTFKFDHDGKIIGFDEKDELCENQGKVKKIKSLNLQGEAIMIGDGYTDYETLEGGAVSKFFAFTENVTRKIVVEKASQIAPSLDEILYELSYKASVSYPKNRINVLLLENIHQDAVKIFEHEGYNVETLKGSLSEDELIEKIKGVSILGIRSKTNVTAKVLEHANKLHAVGTFCIGTNQVDLNACSMKGISVFNAPYSNTRSVVELALGQIIMLVRNTFEKSKLMHEGVWDKSATNSVEIRGKKLGLVGYGSIGSQLSIIAEALGMKVYFYDAIDRLALGNAKKCSSLKELLALSDVVSLHVDGRASNKNIIDADAFESMKPGVIFLNLSRGHVVDIEALVANLKNGKIHGAAVDVFPYEPKNNDEPFVSELQGLSNVILTPHIGGSTEEAQEDIGHYVANKIINYINTGTTYGSVNLPEIQLPELQSAHRIMHIHENVKGILAQINNILLEYDNNILGQYLKTNETLGYVITDIDNFHNKDLEKKLKKIPNTIRYRILY from the coding sequence ATGACAGAAAATCAGGAAACATTTATATTCGATTTTGACAGTACTTTTATGAAAGTCGAAGCACTAGATGTATTATGCGAAGTAATTTACCAGGATAGTGCTGCAGGGGTTCAAATATTAAGCGAAATTCAACGATTAACCGATCTGGGAATGGAAGGCAAATTGTCCTTGAAAGAATCTTTGACCCAAAGAATCCAATTATTGCAGGCCAATAGAGACCACATCGGCAGTGTAATTGAAGAACTAAAAAAGAAAGTGACCGCATCTGTAATACGAAATAGAGCATTTTTCAAACAGCATTCGGATAACATTTATATCATTTCAAACGGTTTTAAGGAAATCATTATCCCAATCGTTCAGGAATACGGCATCAAACCAGAACACGTTTTGGCCAATACTTTCAAATTTGACCATGATGGAAAAATAATTGGTTTTGACGAAAAAGATGAATTGTGTGAAAACCAAGGAAAAGTAAAAAAAATCAAATCCTTAAATCTTCAGGGCGAAGCAATAATGATTGGTGACGGTTATACTGATTATGAAACCCTTGAAGGCGGAGCGGTAAGCAAGTTTTTTGCATTTACTGAAAATGTAACAAGAAAAATTGTGGTAGAAAAAGCCAGTCAGATAGCTCCATCATTGGACGAAATTCTTTATGAACTTTCGTATAAAGCTTCAGTTTCTTATCCAAAGAACAGAATTAATGTTTTATTGTTAGAAAACATTCATCAAGACGCCGTTAAAATCTTTGAACACGAAGGTTACAATGTGGAAACCTTAAAAGGATCTTTGTCTGAAGACGAATTGATCGAAAAAATAAAAGGCGTTTCCATACTTGGAATCCGTTCAAAAACAAATGTTACTGCAAAAGTTTTGGAACATGCCAATAAACTGCACGCAGTTGGAACTTTCTGTATTGGAACCAATCAGGTAGATTTGAACGCCTGCAGCATGAAAGGAATCTCTGTTTTCAATGCTCCATACAGCAACACCAGATCTGTTGTGGAATTGGCTTTGGGACAAATCATTATGCTAGTTCGTAATACTTTCGAAAAAAGCAAATTAATGCACGAAGGCGTTTGGGACAAATCGGCCACAAACAGTGTTGAAATTCGCGGTAAAAAATTAGGTTTAGTTGGATACGGAAGCATTGGGTCACAGCTTTCTATCATAGCCGAAGCATTAGGAATGAAAGTGTATTTCTATGACGCGATTGACAGACTGGCTCTTGGAAATGCTAAAAAATGTTCTTCTTTAAAAGAATTATTGGCGCTTTCGGATGTTGTTTCTTTACACGTGGACGGGCGCGCCAGCAACAAAAATATAATTGATGCCGATGCTTTTGAAAGCATGAAACCCGGGGTTATCTTTTTAAATCTTTCCAGAGGCCATGTAGTTGATATTGAAGCATTGGTTGCCAACTTAAAAAACGGTAAAATTCACGGAGCCGCAGTCGATGTTTTCCCATACGAGCCAAAAAACAATGACGAGCCGTTTGTATCTGAATTGCAGGGATTGTCAAATGTGATATTGACTCCACATATTGGAGGAAGTACCGAAGAAGCTCAAGAAGACATTGGACATTATGTTGCCAACAAAATAATTAATTACATCAATACAGGAACTACTTACGGAAGCGTTAACCTTCCTGAAATTCAGCTTCCTGAACTTCAAAGTGCGCACCGTATCATGCATATTCATGAAAACGTAAAAGGTATTTTGGCACAAATCAATAATATTCTTTTGGAATATGATAACAATATTTTGGGTCAATATTTAAAAACCAACGAAACTTTGGGTTACGTAATTACCGATATTGATAATTTCCATAACAAAGATTTGGAGAAAAAATTAAAAAAGATTCCGAATACCATTCGATATAGAATTTTATACTAA
- a CDS encoding FAD-binding and (Fe-S)-binding domain-containing protein, producing MNLQNLEKQLDGKLLYDHTMRTLYATDASAYKEMPLAVAIPKTKEDIQKIIAFARENKSSVIPRAAGTSLAGQVVGNGIVVDISQEFTKILSVDPVEKSAWVEPGVIRDELNIHLKPYKLFFGPETSTSNRCMIGGMVGNNACGARSVIYGSTREHLLEIKGFLADGNEVTFGALTNAEFEDKCSGINVVSPLEQNIYVQTKELLSSPANRALFNENYPKKSIPRRNTGYALDLLADSQPFGDPTEKFNFCKLIAGSEGTLFFSTAIKLNLVDALKPFAALVCVHCNSINESLKANLEALKFNPDSVELIDHYILECTKENIEQSKNRFFVEGDPQAILVVEFLRDTQEEILQIAKEMEDLMRSKNLGYHFPIVYGEDTNKVWNLRKAGLGLLSNIPGDAKAVAVIEDTAVDVNDLPDFIEDFNAILKERNLSCVHYAHAATGELHLRPIIDLKTKEGTALFRTIATDIAHLVKKYKGSLSGEHGDGRLRGEFIPLMLGEEIYQMFIQVKNTWDPWGIFNPGKVVNTPPMDNSLRYNPGQETPMPETYFDFSEHNGIVRAAEMCNGSGDCRKTEKSGGTMCPSYMATRDEKHTTRARANILRETITNSTKENKFDDEGLLEVLDLCLSCKGCKSECPSNVDMAKLKAETLQQYHDKNGVKFRSKLIGNTPKINQLFASLPWLYNFGSKGIIGNIMKRSTGFATERSLPLMHKITFAKWIKSYRQTGNFIQGKVYLYNDEFLNFYDVEIGQTAVKLFNRLGYEVVIPEIGISGRTYLSKGMLKEARELAEKNIQAFAKEMPENAILIGIEPSAILSFRDEYPDLCRGDLKEKAKAFSSRAMLIEEFLAKELDEGRITSASFTDNQERVRMHGHCFQKALSSLVPLKKILMLPENYTVLNIPSGCCGMAGSFGYEKEHYDISMKIGELVLFPTIRSEEQATLISASGTSCRHQISDGTSRKAFHPVEILFKALK from the coding sequence ATGAACCTTCAAAATCTTGAAAAGCAATTAGATGGAAAACTACTGTACGACCATACTATGCGTACACTTTATGCCACTGATGCTAGTGCTTACAAAGAAATGCCCTTGGCAGTAGCAATTCCAAAAACGAAGGAAGATATTCAAAAAATCATCGCTTTTGCCAGAGAAAACAAAAGCAGCGTAATTCCTCGTGCGGCCGGAACATCTCTTGCCGGACAGGTTGTTGGAAATGGAATCGTGGTTGATATTTCTCAGGAATTCACCAAAATCCTTTCGGTAGATCCTGTCGAAAAATCGGCTTGGGTAGAACCTGGAGTGATTCGTGATGAATTAAATATCCATTTAAAACCCTATAAATTATTTTTTGGCCCCGAAACCTCAACGAGTAATCGTTGTATGATTGGCGGCATGGTGGGGAACAACGCCTGTGGTGCAAGATCCGTAATTTATGGTTCTACCCGCGAGCATTTACTTGAAATTAAAGGTTTCTTGGCAGATGGAAATGAAGTCACTTTTGGTGCTTTAACCAATGCCGAATTTGAAGACAAATGCAGCGGAATAAATGTGGTAAGCCCTTTGGAACAAAACATTTATGTTCAAACCAAAGAGCTATTGTCTTCGCCAGCCAACAGAGCCTTATTCAACGAAAATTATCCAAAAAAATCAATTCCAAGAAGAAATACAGGTTACGCTTTAGATTTATTGGCCGACAGCCAGCCTTTTGGCGATCCGACAGAAAAATTTAATTTTTGCAAATTAATCGCAGGTTCTGAAGGAACATTGTTCTTCTCGACAGCGATTAAATTGAATTTAGTAGATGCTTTAAAACCATTTGCTGCCTTAGTTTGCGTGCATTGCAACAGTATCAACGAATCGCTGAAAGCTAATTTGGAAGCGTTGAAATTCAACCCGGACAGTGTTGAATTAATCGACCATTATATCTTAGAATGCACCAAAGAGAATATTGAGCAAAGCAAAAACAGATTCTTTGTTGAAGGTGATCCGCAAGCTATTCTTGTTGTTGAATTTTTAAGAGATACGCAAGAAGAAATTCTTCAAATCGCCAAAGAAATGGAGGATTTGATGCGTTCCAAAAATTTAGGCTATCATTTCCCAATCGTTTATGGAGAAGACACTAACAAAGTTTGGAATCTGCGAAAAGCAGGATTGGGATTATTGTCTAATATTCCCGGTGATGCCAAAGCAGTTGCCGTTATTGAAGATACTGCCGTTGATGTTAATGACTTACCTGATTTTATCGAAGATTTTAATGCTATTCTAAAAGAGCGAAATCTAAGCTGTGTGCATTATGCCCACGCCGCGACAGGAGAATTACACCTTCGCCCAATTATTGATCTAAAAACCAAAGAAGGCACTGCGCTTTTTAGAACTATCGCTACCGATATTGCTCATTTAGTTAAAAAATACAAAGGCTCACTAAGCGGGGAACATGGCGACGGAAGACTTCGCGGTGAATTTATTCCGCTGATGTTGGGAGAAGAAATCTACCAAATGTTTATCCAAGTGAAAAATACATGGGATCCTTGGGGCATTTTTAATCCAGGCAAAGTGGTCAATACGCCTCCTATGGATAACAGTCTAAGGTACAACCCTGGACAGGAAACTCCAATGCCGGAAACGTATTTTGATTTCTCCGAGCACAACGGAATCGTACGTGCTGCCGAGATGTGCAACGGATCGGGAGATTGCAGAAAAACCGAAAAAAGCGGTGGTACAATGTGCCCAAGTTATATGGCAACCCGCGATGAAAAACACACTACTCGTGCTAGAGCCAACATATTGAGGGAAACCATCACCAATTCTACCAAAGAAAATAAATTTGACGATGAAGGTTTACTCGAAGTGCTTGATTTATGTTTGAGCTGTAAAGGATGTAAATCCGAATGTCCGTCCAATGTGGATATGGCGAAGCTAAAAGCTGAAACCTTACAGCAATACCATGATAAAAACGGAGTGAAATTCCGTTCGAAGTTAATTGGCAATACGCCAAAAATTAATCAATTATTTGCTTCTTTACCATGGTTGTATAATTTTGGTTCCAAAGGAATTATCGGTAACATTATGAAACGTTCTACCGGTTTTGCAACCGAAAGATCGTTGCCGTTAATGCACAAGATTACCTTTGCCAAATGGATCAAAAGCTATAGACAAACGGGGAATTTCATTCAAGGGAAAGTCTATTTATACAATGATGAATTCCTGAATTTCTATGATGTCGAAATAGGGCAAACTGCAGTGAAGCTCTTTAACCGTTTGGGTTATGAAGTTGTGATTCCAGAAATCGGTATCAGCGGAAGAACCTATCTTTCGAAAGGAATGCTGAAAGAAGCTCGTGAATTGGCAGAAAAAAACATACAGGCTTTCGCCAAAGAAATGCCGGAAAACGCAATTTTGATTGGAATAGAACCTTCGGCTATATTATCGTTCCGCGATGAATATCCAGATTTATGCCGTGGCGATTTGAAAGAAAAAGCCAAAGCGTTTTCAAGCAGAGCAATGCTAATCGAAGAATTTTTGGCCAAAGAATTAGATGAAGGCCGAATCACATCTGCTTCATTTACTGATAACCAAGAAAGAGTCCGTATGCACGGTCACTGTTTCCAAAAAGCGTTGTCTTCATTGGTACCGCTTAAAAAAATCTTGATGTTGCCAGAAAATTATACGGTACTCAATATCCCAAGTGGCTGTTGCGGTATGGCGGGATCTTTTGGATATGAAAAAGAGCATTACGACATTTCGATGAAAATTGGAGAATTGGTTTTATTCCCAACCATCCGTTCAGAAGAGCAAGCCACGTTAATTTCTGCCTCAGGAACTAGCTGCAGACACCAAATAAGCGACGGAACAAGCCGAAAAGCATTTCACCCTGTTGAGATACTTTTTAAGGCTTTAAAATAA
- a CDS encoding MmcQ/YjbR family DNA-binding protein, whose translation MVTIDTLRQLALSFPEATEEPHFEKISFRVKKKIFATYDDKLKRACIKLSEIDQDVFSAADKTIIYPLDNKWGKQGWTLIEMEKVHNDLFADALTTAYYEMAPKKLAEKLRPNKDDNS comes from the coding sequence ATGGTAACAATTGATACCCTCCGACAATTAGCTCTTTCATTCCCCGAAGCAACGGAAGAACCGCACTTTGAAAAAATATCTTTCAGGGTAAAGAAAAAAATATTTGCCACTTATGACGATAAACTCAAAAGAGCCTGCATAAAATTATCAGAAATTGACCAAGACGTTTTTTCTGCAGCAGATAAAACCATTATTTATCCCCTTGATAATAAATGGGGGAAACAAGGCTGGACTTTAATTGAGATGGAAAAAGTGCACAATGACTTATTTGCAGATGCTCTGACAACAGCGTATTATGAAATGGCTCCAAAAAAACTTGCCGAAAAATTGCGCCCAAATAAGGATGACAATAGTTGA
- a CDS encoding GyrI-like domain-containing protein, producing MKPRILTASEKKLIGKRLVMSFADYKVGELWKNFMPRRKEINNSLSPDLISMTVYKPTHFLNFTPSNEFEKWASAEVSDFDNVPSGMETFTLAGGLYAVFDYKGLNTDDSIFRYIYGEWIPNSDYDLDNRPHFEILSEKYKNNDPESEEEIWIPIKR from the coding sequence ATGAAACCAAGAATACTAACAGCAAGCGAGAAAAAATTAATTGGAAAACGGCTTGTAATGAGTTTTGCAGATTACAAAGTGGGCGAACTTTGGAAGAATTTTATGCCAAGACGAAAAGAAATAAACAACAGCCTGTCCCCCGATTTAATTTCGATGACGGTTTATAAGCCAACTCATTTTTTGAATTTTACTCCATCAAATGAATTTGAAAAATGGGCATCAGCAGAAGTTTCAGACTTTGACAATGTTCCTTCCGGGATGGAAACATTCACTTTGGCTGGAGGACTTTATGCGGTTTTTGATTATAAAGGCTTAAATACTGATGATTCCATTTTCCGTTATATCTATGGGGAATGGATACCTAATTCGGATTATGATTTAGACAACAGGCCGCATTTTGAAATTTTAAGCGAAAAATACAAAAACAATGATCCAGAATCTGAAGAGGAAATTTGGATACCCATAAAACGGTAA
- a CDS encoding DUF1501 domain-containing protein, with protein MDRRKFLALTGTFTGGSLLLPDFLYSFGSQTNLVLGEQCVVFVQLNGGNDGLNTFIPFEDALYYDSRPTIAISKTEVLNAAKGMAFHPALKGFASMQQNGDLSVIQNVGYPNPVRSHFRSQEIWQTAPTHQEYLNDGWLGRYLDLQCKEHQPTAGINIDNIDNLALKGDEPNSITVKDPDRFKTKNKQENEGQLSGNPQLDFVRKVANSVVEGSDDIQKALAKSAASDVIYPKTGLAKNLEWISKLIKGNLNSKVYYTSLGGFDTHDNQLSIHKNRLTELNDAVFSFYEDLKKSQQLQNVTIVVFSEFGRRVKDNGRGTDHGTAAPMFVIGGNNLGQIIGRNPNLADLDNGDLKHEIDFRSVYASILKNKLNFDFTKIGIQNKALEGLF; from the coding sequence ATGGACAGAAGAAAATTTTTAGCGCTTACAGGAACATTTACGGGAGGATCGCTTCTATTGCCTGATTTTTTATATTCTTTTGGCTCACAAACTAATTTGGTTTTGGGTGAACAATGTGTGGTTTTTGTCCAATTAAACGGAGGAAATGATGGGCTAAACACTTTTATCCCGTTTGAAGATGCACTTTATTATGATTCGCGTCCAACGATCGCCATCTCAAAAACCGAGGTTTTAAATGCAGCAAAAGGAATGGCGTTTCATCCTGCTTTGAAAGGATTTGCCAGTATGCAGCAAAATGGTGATTTGTCGGTTATCCAAAACGTGGGTTATCCAAATCCTGTGCGTTCTCATTTTAGAAGTCAGGAAATTTGGCAGACGGCACCAACCCATCAGGAATATCTTAATGATGGCTGGCTTGGGCGTTATCTCGATTTGCAATGCAAGGAACACCAGCCAACTGCTGGAATAAACATTGATAACATTGATAACTTGGCATTGAAAGGCGATGAACCGAATTCCATTACTGTAAAAGATCCAGACAGATTTAAGACTAAAAACAAACAAGAAAACGAAGGGCAATTATCGGGTAATCCGCAATTGGATTTTGTTCGAAAAGTTGCTAATTCTGTAGTAGAAGGTTCGGATGATATTCAGAAAGCTTTAGCAAAATCAGCAGCATCAGATGTTATTTATCCAAAAACAGGCCTAGCTAAAAACCTAGAATGGATTTCGAAACTGATAAAAGGAAACCTAAATTCTAAGGTGTATTATACTTCGCTGGGCGGTTTTGATACTCATGACAACCAGCTTTCCATTCACAAAAACAGGTTGACCGAACTCAATGATGCTGTTTTTAGTTTCTATGAAGATTTAAAAAAATCGCAGCAATTACAGAATGTGACCATCGTTGTTTTTTCAGAATTTGGCCGTCGCGTAAAAGACAATGGACGAGGAACTGATCACGGTACAGCAGCTCCAATGTTTGTTATTGGCGGCAATAACCTTGGTCAAATTATTGGACGAAACCCCAATTTAGCCGATTTAGATAATGGCGATTTAAAACATGAGATCGATTTTAGAAGTGTTTATGCGTCAATTTTAAAAAACAAATTGAATTTTGATTTCACCAAAATTGGAATACAAAATAAAGCATTGGAAGGTTTGTTTTAA
- a CDS encoding DUF1800 domain-containing protein, whose protein sequence is MDQNVLWSLRLGFTNKEASKITQNGLTFFLENSFMASVDSTIPSFLENSPKTRVELQQQREFYKNATKEQKQEKQKKERQTSEEMKTWWIDKMTVSEFPLREKMTCFWHNHYVSTFPKVKVNFWIFQHNQILRKNAFGNFKTLTKEIVKSNAMVRYLDNTDNRKDKLNENLSRELLELFTLGIGNYSEQDIKNGAKGLAGLGLGEESAVYRSKFEDNESFIYFGKKGSFKIDEMIDIIFEQPNIPYLVTRKILKWFIYDNPKEELVRYYGDYLRKKNFEIKPLLVKIFTEEFAKKNGGSKIKSPLEYILQLMNELNIENPNERLITKFLKDQGMDLFNQPNVKGWDGGNSWLTSQVFLQRNNVADLLCNGKNLTRGNKQNVENSMMTQNPNRQFTVRLDWDKDGNNKEIIAELENRLLFKTDATDRQDFEQLLKYDFDSKTEGSENAVLRLFNFMVKTPEFQLI, encoded by the coding sequence ATGGATCAAAATGTGCTTTGGTCACTTCGGTTGGGTTTCACAAATAAAGAAGCTTCAAAAATTACTCAAAACGGATTAACATTTTTTCTTGAAAACTCATTTATGGCTTCTGTTGATTCGACTATTCCTTCTTTTTTAGAAAACAGCCCAAAAACAAGAGTAGAATTACAGCAACAACGGGAATTTTATAAAAATGCTACAAAGGAACAAAAACAGGAAAAGCAGAAAAAAGAGAGGCAGACTTCGGAAGAAATGAAAACCTGGTGGATAGATAAAATGACTGTTTCTGAATTTCCGCTCCGCGAAAAAATGACCTGTTTCTGGCACAATCATTATGTGTCAACCTTCCCAAAAGTGAAAGTGAATTTCTGGATTTTTCAGCACAATCAAATTTTAAGAAAAAATGCTTTTGGAAATTTCAAAACACTGACCAAAGAGATTGTTAAAAGCAATGCCATGGTGCGTTATCTTGATAATACGGACAACCGAAAAGATAAACTCAACGAAAATTTAAGTCGGGAGTTGCTTGAACTTTTTACCCTTGGCATCGGGAATTACTCCGAGCAAGATATAAAAAACGGAGCCAAAGGTCTCGCCGGACTTGGTCTTGGGGAAGAAAGCGCTGTTTACAGATCCAAATTTGAAGACAATGAAAGCTTTATTTATTTTGGGAAAAAAGGCAGTTTTAAAATTGATGAAATGATTGATATTATTTTTGAACAGCCGAATATTCCTTATTTGGTTACCCGAAAAATATTAAAATGGTTCATTTATGATAATCCAAAGGAAGAATTAGTTCGTTATTATGGGGATTATTTGAGGAAAAAGAATTTTGAAATCAAACCTTTATTGGTTAAAATATTCACCGAAGAGTTTGCTAAAAAGAATGGTGGCTCTAAGATTAAAAGCCCTTTGGAGTATATTTTGCAATTGATGAACGAACTCAATATTGAAAACCCTAATGAAAGATTGATTACCAAATTTCTAAAAGATCAAGGAATGGATTTGTTCAACCAGCCTAACGTAAAAGGTTGGGACGGCGGTAATTCTTGGCTTACTTCACAAGTCTTTTTACAGCGAAATAATGTTGCAGATTTACTTTGCAACGGTAAAAATTTGACTCGGGGGAACAAACAAAATGTTGAAAATTCGATGATGACGCAAAATCCAAACAGGCAGTTTACGGTGAGGCTGGATTGGGATAAAGATGGAAATAACAAGGAAATCATTGCCGAGCTCGAAAATCGTTTGTTGTTTAAAACTGATGCAACCGATCGGCAGGATTTCGAGCAGCTATTAAAATACGATTTCGACAGTAAAACCGAAGGTTCGGAAAACGCTGTATTGCGATTATTCAATTTTATGGTAAAAACCCCTGAATTTCAATTAATATAA